A single Perognathus longimembris pacificus isolate PPM17 chromosome 17, ASM2315922v1, whole genome shotgun sequence DNA region contains:
- the Rpl23 gene encoding 60S ribosomal protein L23 translates to MSKRGRGGSSGAKFRISLGLPVGAVINCADNTGAKNLYIISVKGIKGRLNRLPAAGVGDMVMATVKKGKPELRKKVHPAVVIRQRKSYRRKDGVFLYFEDNAGVIVNNKGEMKGSAITGPVAKECADLWPRIASNAGSIA, encoded by the exons ATGTCGAAGCGAG GACGTGGTGGGTCTTCCGGTGCGAAATTTCGGATTTCGCTGGGTCTTCCCGTAGGAGCTGTGATCAACTGTGCTGACAACACCG GAGCCAAAAACCTGTATATCATCTCTGTGAAAGGGATCAAGGGACGATTGAACAGACTTCCTGCTGCTGGTGTAGGGGACATGGTGATGGCTACAGTCAAGAAAGGCAAACCAGAGCTAAGGAAGAAGG TACATCCGGCAGTGGTAATTCGACAACGAAAGTCATACAGGAGAAAAGATGGTGTGTTCCTTTATTTTGAAGATAATGCGGGCGTCATAGTAAACAATAAAGGGGAGATGAAAG GTTCTGCCATCACAGGACCTGTGGCAAAGGAATGTGCAGACTTGTGGCCCAGGATTGCCTCTAATGCAGGCAGCATTGCATGA